The following are encoded in a window of Rosa chinensis cultivar Old Blush chromosome 4, RchiOBHm-V2, whole genome shotgun sequence genomic DNA:
- the LOC121052765 gene encoding LOW QUALITY PROTEIN: calmodulin calcium-dependent NAD kinase-like (The sequence of the model RefSeq protein was modified relative to this genomic sequence to represent the inferred CDS: deleted 2 bases in 1 codon): MLIITLSVCGCRGFWTEAKKNAVVVQADAFKEADVLYRALSLKGHHHDMLQSAELVHRSSTDAASSLLVTALNEGRDVIMDGTLSWAPFVVQTIAMARNVHNCRYRMGVGYKVADDGTITENYWEQEEEEDEHQKLKKAGKPQRKPYRIELVGVVCDAYLAVIGGIRRAIMIRRAVRVNSQIQCHQRFAKAFTGYCQLVDNARLYCTNAMAGPPKLIGWKDGDNNLLEDPKEFKCLTDLSNLNSKADSIYELYTHNPGLILEPGSVWKEAVLSPARPSIQRKLKACIQRIEISSITADELS; the protein is encoded by the exons ATGCTTAT AATCACT CTTTCAGTGTGTGGCTGCAGGGGATTCTGGACAGAAGCCAAGAAAAATGCGGTGGTTGTACAGGCAGACGCTTTCAAGGAGGCGGATGTTCTTTACAGAGCTCTAAGCCTGAAAGGTCATCACCATGACATGCTCCAATCTGCTGAATTG GTGCACCGATCATCCACGGATGCTGCATCGTCCCTCCTAGTGACTGCACTCAACGAAGGACGGGATGTGATCATGGATGGCACTCTATCATGGGCACCCTTTGTCGTTCAGACAATAGCAATGGCCCGAAATGTTCACAACTGCCGATACCGGATGGGAGTTGGATACAAGGTGGCTGATGATGGCACCATCACTGAAAATTATTGGGaacaa gaagaagaagaggatgagcATCAAAAGTTAAAAAAAGCAGGGAAGCCCCAGAGAAAACCGTACAGAATAGAGTTGGTTGGAGTGGTTTGTGATGCTTATTTAGCTGTTATTGGAGGCATTAGGAGAGCTATAATGATTCGTAGGGCAGTGAGGGTAAATTCACAGATTCAATGCCACCAGAGATTTGCTAAAGCATTTACTGGATACTGCCAGCTTGTCGATAATGCCAGGCTCTACTGCACTAATGCTATGGCTGGCCCTCCTAAG CTGATAGGATGGAAGGATGGAGACAACAACCTGCTAGAGGATCCgaaagaattcaaatgcttGACAGACTTGAGCAATTTGAACTCTAAAGCCGATTCGATTTACGAGCTTTACACGCACAACCCGGGCCTTATACTGGAACCTGGTTCTGTTTGGAAAGAAGCTGTTTTGTCCCCTGCAAGGCCAAGCATTCAGCGCAAGCTAAAGGCTTGCATTCAAAGAATTGAAATTTCAAGTATTACTGCTGACGAATTAAGTTAA
- the LOC112198676 gene encoding uncharacterized protein LOC112198676, whose protein sequence is MDIIKKEWALPTTSNVLRQVGFKFKSIGQKLLQWHKMDFDKQRVEMRVIQEKLNDIMKLPFSPDQYEEQRSLHAKYSQLLSQQEMNWRQRSRAIWLKDGDRNSAFFHRRASNRKSRNTIKGLNDEQGQWQSEPAEVQRLLLSYFQTVFSSKGSDAGALQTVLDVTPTKVTGTMNASLLQPYSDEEIKTTLFQMHPSKSPGPDVVANRLKRLLPEIISPLQSAYFPGRLISYNTLVATEAAHFMHQLRSQGEPTSKIVPTRGIRQGDPLSPYLFILCAEGLSALISNAIQQNVIAGLKMCPQAPTLHHLFFADDSFLFGTATEDECYRFKGILDTYEKASGQKVNYQKSSVVFSKNVDMAEQNRLASILAVERADEHDKYLGLPLRVGRSKTAIFEYIKEKLTKKLINWKAKILSCAG, encoded by the exons ATGGATATCATTAAGAAGGAATGGGCACTGCCTACCACTAGTAATGTCTTGCGACAGGTCGGATTTAAATTTAAATCCATTGGTCAAAAGCTTCTTCAATGGCACAAAATGGATTTTGACAAACAAAGGGTTGAAATGAGGGTGATCCAAGAGAAACTGAATGATATTATGAAATTGCCTTTTTCTCCGGACCAGTATGAGGAACAGAGAAGCTTGCATGCCAAGTATAGTCAATTATTGTCCCAGCAAGAGATGAACTGGCGGCAACGATCTAGGGCAATCTGGCTTAAAGATGGAGATCGAAACTCTGCTTTCTTTCACCGTCGTGCTAGTAATAGAAAGAGCAGAAACACCATTAAGGGACTCAATGATGAGCAGGGACAATGGCAGTCTGAACCTGCAGAAGTTCAACGTCTATTGTTATCCTATTTTCAAACAGTTTTCTCCTCTAAAGGTTCTGACGCTGGGGCACTCCAAACTGTGTTGGATGTTACACCTACTAAAGTGACCGGTACTATGAATGCAAGCCTCTTGCAGCCCTACAGTGATGAGGAAATCAAAACAACACTTTTTCAAATGCACCCTTCTAAAAGTCCTGGCCCGGATG TGGTTGCAAACAGATTGAAGAGATTACTGCCTGAGATCATCTCACCTTTGCAAAGTGCTTATTTCCCTGGTCGTCTAATTTCTTATAATACATTAGTTGCCACTGAAGCTGCTCATTTCATGCATCAACTTAGAAGCCAA GGTGAACCAACATCAAAAATTGTCCCTACAAGAGGTATTAGGCAAGGTGATCCATTGTCACCTTACCTGTTTATTCTATGTGCAGAAGGGCTGTCTGCTTTGATCTCCAATGCAATTCAACAAAATGTCATTGCTGGTCTTAAAATGTGCCCCCAAGCCCCAACTCTccatcatcttttctttgcagatgatagctTTCTTTTTGGGACTGCTACTGAAGATGAATGTTACAGGTTTAAGGGCATTCTTGACACCTATGAAAAAGCCTCGGGTCAGAAAGTGAACTATCAGAAGAGCAGTGTGGTGTTTAGCAAGAATGTTGATATGGCTGAGCAAAATAGATTAGCCTCCATCTTGGCTGTTGAAAGAGCTGATGAGCATGACAAGTATTTGGGATTACCATTGAGAGTTGGTAGATCAAAAACAGCTATTTTTGAGTATATTAAAGAGAAACTGACCAAGAAACTAATCAATTGGAAAGCCAAAATACTCTCTTGTGCAGGGTAA
- the LOC121052764 gene encoding uncharacterized protein LOC121052764, translating into MASPRSSTSAWLSPSSTSSTSLASSATTAPDPLPPKFDTVLSSSPCQPVVSPPPESVTPVSQKPFDLDQVMGNFPRAQIVDYHETQRRQVVSPSPSLKELVLYKPETQRQEYLQERLGQVIKDLVHKEVTELMKQAEAEIANERKAEHYSGRSSMQEEASESTKEDNKLMIVVVEEAQADHESPKITNTEPTFTTRPGRSATKLMAHISNVSFQMPDDFEVDDDTINEFVPNDEVLREITAQGRKKYSFFDRLHGWKMECRLRLNGVRQFDKYFTHVQSKIVTRSIPEVVRFILYEVSPKQMREANSKRKSIDFWEPANGSPKNILKDEYPSMSSEGAAGDFEEEEVSYVQMFLRVAWSNLMNGTAEKVPLLSEWEKFKAAKKKARNTPCKPEVGTSNLDAEAVETANALMGLADDEMNDEGL; encoded by the exons atgGCATCACCCAGATCCTCCACTTCAGCATGGTTGTCCCCATCATCGACTAGTAGCACTTCACTTGCATCCTCGGCTACAACTGCACCGGATCCCTTACCACCCAAGTTTGACACGGTACTGTCGTCATCGCCATGTCAGCCGGTAGTGTCACCACCACCCGAATCTGTAACACCAGTTTCACAGAAGCCGTTCGATTTAGATCAGGTCATGGGCAACTTTCCACGGGCGCAAATAGTGGACTACCATGAGACACAAAGACGCCAAGTGGTCTCTCCATCTCCTTCTTTAAAGGAATTGGTTCTTTATAAGCCGGAGACACAGCGACAAGAATATCTACAGGAACGACTTGGGCAAGTCATCAAGGATCTTGTTCAT AAAGAGGTGACCGAGTTGATGAAACAAGCAGAGGCGGAGATAGCGAACGAACGAAAGGCTGAGCATTACAGTGGCAGAAGTAGCATg CAGGAAGAGGCGTCTGAGTCAACGAAGGAAGACAATAAACTGATGATAGTAGTGGTAGAGGAGGCTCAGGCTGACCATGAGAGCCCTAAAATAACGAACACG GAACCGACCTTCACTACCAGGCCAGGCCGATCAGCCACCAAACTAATGGCCCATATTTCCAATGTGTCTTTCCAAATGCCTGATGATTTCGAAGTTGACGATGACACAATAAACGAG TTTGTGCCTAATGATGAAGTGCTCAGGGAAATTACTGCTCAAGGTAGGAAAAAATATAGTTTCTTTGACAGACTCCATGGATGGAAAATGGAGTGTAGATTAAGACTGAATGGCGTTCGACAATTCGATAAG TATTTCACACATGTTCAATCGAAGATTGTGACGAGATCAATTCCTGAAGTTGTGAGGTTTATCCTTTATGAGGTGAGCCCTAAACAAATGAGGGAAGCCAACAGCAAACGTAAATCGATAGATTTTTGG GAGCCAGCTAATGGGAGCcctaaaaatatattaaaggatGAATACCCAAGTATGTCATCTGAAGGCGCTGCtggtgattttgaagaagaggAGGTGTCGTACGTGCAGATGTTTCTTCGCGTAGCCTGGAGTAACCTGATGAACGGCACTGCAGAGAAGGTGCCATTGTTAAGTG AATGGGAAAAATTCAAGGCTGCAAAAAAGAAGGCCAGAAATACACCTTGCAAACCAGAGGTTGGTACATCCAACTTGGATGCTGAAGCTGTAGAGACAGCAAACGCCTTGATGGGACTAGCTGACGATGAAATGAATGATGAAGGCTTGTAA